AAAAATTGGAGGTAAGAGCTATGTTGGTCAAATTCAATCAAAACCCGTTTGCCACTATCGATCGCGTCTTTGATGAAGTCTTTAAGAGCACCATGCCATCGCTGCCCACTATGTTTGACGCATCGGCATTTCGTGTAGATATTTCAGAAGATGACAAAGCCATCTACATTGAAGCCGATTTACCGGGCGTCAAGAAAGAGGATTTGAAGGTTACAATCGAGGATAATCTGCTCACGATTCGTGCTGAACGCCGCGCAGAAACGACAGAAAACAAGAAGAACTTCTATCGTACAGAGCGTGTGTTTGGGTCGCTGACACGGAGTTTCACGATGGGCGAAAATATCAATGCTGAAGCAATTGAAGCGCATTTTGCTGATGGCGTCCTGAAACTGACGCTTCCAAAGGTCGAACCTGTTGTCAAAGCTAAAGAAATTGCAATTAAGTAACCTGCTGTAAGCGTACATTTGAGGCGAAGTTCGCAGCCCCGACCCTGATGGGTTGGGCTGCTTTTTTTTAGAAAATTGCGCTGGCTATCAAAAATTTAAGCCGTTGAAATCAAGAACTTATTAAAGAAATCGACAAAATCGACTTTTTTTATACCCATCATGGAACCTTTTTGCCTCGAAAAGCATTTACAGGTTCAGTTCATAGTTATTCTCCTTTTTCAATGGTGCTTTCGCAGTTTCGTTCATTTTCTGCGAAGGCACTTTTTTATTTATCATGTTTTGACAACCTTGTTTTACTTTCTCTTCTCTTTTGCTCGATGTTCCTCTCTGTGATGTCAAACAGTCTCGCGTGTGAATTTTGCGACAATGTTTTGCGAAGCAGTAACATCAGTTGTAACTTTCTTTTACTAATGCCATATGATAAGCACAGGATTAGGAACGGTTTTTGCTGTAAAATAGGTAAAAACAATACTTGTCGTTGCCTTAGGAGTAAGAGCGCAACAAAAGGTTTTATTGCATTCATTTTAACATAAACAAAAGGAGCAGTTATGGGAAAAATCATTGGTATTGACTTGGGCACTACGAACTCCTGCGTTGCCGTGATGCAAGGCAATGAGCCGGTCGTGATTGCCAACTCAGAGGGCTACCGCACCACACCATCTGTTGTTGGTTTCACGAAAACTGGTGAGCGCGTCGTAGGTCACCCTGCCAAACGTCAAGCGATTACGAACCCTAAGAATACAGTTTATTCCATCAAGCGCTTTATGGGTCGCGGTTATGCAGAGGTTACCGAAGAGATTAAGATGGTGCCTTACGAAGTGATCAATGAAGGTGGTCAAGCGCGTGTGCGCATTTCGGGCAAAGTCTATTCGCCACAGGAAATTTCGGCGATGATTCTGCAAAAGATGAAACAGACTGCAGAAGACTATCTTGGTGAAAAAGTTACCGAAGCTGTTATCACGGTACCTGCATACTTCAATGATGCACAGCGTCAAGCCACAAAAGACGCTGGTAAGATCGCTGGCTTGGAAGTCAAGCGCATTTTGAACGAGCCAACTGCTGCCGCACTTGCCTATGGTCTTGACAAAAAGAAAGCCAATGAAAAGGTCGCTGTGTTTGACTTAGGTGGTGGTACTTTCGATATCTCTATTCTTGAACTTGGCGATGGTGTCTTTGAGGTGCGTTCGACGGACGGTGATACACACCTTGGTGGTGATGACTTCGACCAACGCTTGATTGACTATCTGGCTGACGAATTCAAAAAGCAAGAAGGTATTGACCTGCGCAAAGACCCGATGGCGCTGCAACGTCTTAAAGAAGCAGCCGAGAAAGCCAAAATTGAACTCTCATCGCGCACGGATACAGAGGTCAACTTGCCGTTCATCACAGCTACACAAGATGGTCCGAAGCATTTGGTGATGAACATTAGCCGTGCAAAGTTTGAAGCCCTTTGTGCAGATCTCTTTGAGCGCATGCTTGAGCCGTGCCGTCGCGCCATGAAGAATGCCAAACTCGATATTGCCGACATTGATGAGGTTGTGCTGGTTGGTGGCTCTACGCGTATTCCAAAAGTACAGGACATGGTGCGCGACTTCTTCAAGAAGGAGCCGAACAAGAGCGTGAATCCTGACGAGGTTGTAGCAATTGGCGCAGCTATCCAAGGTGGTGTGCTCAAAGGCGATATCAAGGATGTGTTGCTGCTCGACGTCACCCCGCTTTCGCTGGGTATTGAGACACTTGGCGGCGTGATGACGAAGCTTATCGAAGCCAATACGACCATTCCAACACGCAAGTCAGAAGTGTTCTCGACGGCATCTGACAATCAATCGTCCGTAGAGATTCACATTCTGCAAGGTGAGCGTCCGATGGCTGTTGATAACAAAACGCTTGGTCGTTTCATCTTAGACGGCATTCCGCCAGCACCGCGCGGTGTACCTCAAATTGAGGTAACTTTTGATATCGATGCCAACGGTATTCTCAATGTCTCTGCTAAGGACAAAGCTACAGGTCGCGAGCAGAAGATTCGCATTGAAGCCAGTGGCAAGCTCTCTGAAGCAGAGATTCAAAAGATGCGCGAAGATGCGAAGGCACATGCCGAAGAAGACCGTCGCCGCAAGGAAGAAGCCGATACAAAGAATGCTGCCGACGCCTTGATTTTCTCAACTGAGCGCCAGATTAAAGACTTGGGCGATAAGATTCCTGCTCAAGACCTCTCACGTCTGAATGCTGCAGTGGATGCCCTCAAAGACGCACAAAAGGGCGGCAATATCACCAGCATTAAGAGCGCTATGGATAACCTAACCAGAATCTGGCAAGAGGTTTCCACGAAACTCTATCAAGGCTCAGCCGCAAGCAGCATGAACAACTCTGGCGGGAGTAAGCAGCCAAGCGGTGATGGTGAGGTCAAAAACGCTGACTTTGAAATCGTTGACGATAAGTAAAAACGACCAAAAAGGCTGCCATCTCAAGGCAGCCTTTTGTTTTGGTTGTAAGCAATAGCTTTAGGCATGCTAACTTTGAAGTGTCAGCAAGGTGCAGTTTAACTACTTTTCATCACATTAAATCAGAGCCAACTATGCCACTCAATAAATCAGGCAATGCTGTTCATAAGATTGACAAATACTTCATTCACTCTGCCAAGCGCGATGAACGCGGTCGCCTGAAACTCACAATTTCCTCAGCTGCAGGATATGGCCGCATCAACGCGACCCCTGAGTTCAAGCGCAAGATTATGGATGGCACCGCCCAACTTGTTGTGCTATCGAGCAATGAGGATATCGCTGTGCCTGTCAATGACACCGTGATGCTTAACGAAGAGCGCTACAATATGAACTACGATGGGCGCGGCGTGCAATGGACGGTCCGAGAAATTCAAGTATTTGTCAATCCGAACAATAATGAACTTTCCGTTGAAGTCAACGGTAAGGTCTATACGCTGGACGAATTTTTCAAGTAGGGATTTCGTCCACCCAAGTTAGAGGGGTGACAAAGCTGTACTCACCCCTTTTGTAGCTTAGTCTCAAATTTCCTGCATACCTGCATCGTGTAACACTTTTACGCACACTATTTGACAAACACGGTTTTGATATTGACAAACTCGTGCATGCCAATGCGGGAGAGTTCACGTCCGAAGCCCGATTCTTTGATGCCGCCAAAAGGCAGGCGTGGGTCTGACTTGACCATCGCATTGATAAAACAATTGCCTGCTTCAACTTCTCTTGCCAGTCTTTCGCCACGTTCAAGATCGCGCGTGAAAATTGCAGCGCCTAAACCATAACAGGTGTCATTTGCTAGCGCAAGTGCCTCCGCCTCATCTTTTGCTGAGATGATAGCCGCTACAGGACCAAACAGTTCTTCGTCAAATGCCGGCATACCTTTTCTAACTGCACTCAACACTGTTGGCGGGTAGAAAAAGCCTTTGCCTTCAGGCAATGTGCCACCTAACAAAAGCTCTGCACCTTTGTTCTGACTCTGCACAACTTGCTGATGCAATTTCTCGCGTAAATCCTGTCGTGCCAATGGTCCCAGATCGACGCCGCTCATCGGATCACCCACGCGCTTAGCTCTCATTCTTTCAACGAATGCTTCTTCAAATTTTTTGCGAACACTTTCCAAGACAATAAACCGCTTTGCTGAAATGCAACTTTGCCCTGTATTGATGCATCGAGAATTGACACATGTCTCAACAGCAAGGTCAAGATCCGCATCATCCAAAATGATGTAGGGATCGCTACCGCCGAGTTCTAACACACTTTTTTTGAGCATGACACCAGCTTTTGCAGCAACGAACTTTCCTGCATTTGTACTGCCCGTCAGGGTTACGGCTTTGACAATACGATGTTCAATTAGCATGGAGATGCGCTCTGGTACATGCTGCGCTGCAATTAGCAAGGTTTGATAGACCCCTTCGGGGAATCCTGCTTCCCTGAAGACTTCTTCAGCAGCAAGTGCGCAGCTTGTTGTTGTGGGAGCATGTTTGAGCACGAGCGTATTGCCTGCAGCAAGTGTCGGTGCAGCACAGCGAAAGACTTGCCAAAATGGAAAGTTCCACGGCATGATGGCTAGCACCACGCCCAATGGTTCAAACGCTACATAACTTTTCTTTGCATCGGTCTCTACCATTTCAGGGCGCAAAAACTCTTCGGCATGGTCTGCAAAGTAAGCACAGTTAATAGCACATTTTTCAATTTCTGCACGGCTTTGGGTGATTGGCTTTCCCATCTCATGCGTAATGAGTTCAGCATAACGCTCCACGTTGCGCTGCAACACGATGCTAGCGTTTTTCAACAGGTTTGCGCGCTCTGCAATCGACGTTTTCCTCCAACTCTGGAAGGCGCGCTCTGCACGATGCAGCGCACCTTCTAATTCAGCTGGTGTATGCTCTGAATACGTTTGCAAGCGCTCCTCATTCAGAGGATTAATGGATTCAAGCATAGGCTTTGAGAAGAAATTTGAAAAAAAAGATTGATTATCTGCAAAGCATGAATTGCCTGTACTCTGTCAGCTTGCAATCTACTGACTTTTACATACTCATGTAAATGCTTTCAGAGTGCTGCAAAATAAAAAGTCCCGACGCATCGGTCGGGACCCTCTATCAACAAAACAACAAAACAACAAAGGAGGCTCTGCTGCAAGCGCTTGGGCTTGACTGTAGGAAGCAGAGTCTTTGATGTGGAAAAGAACAAGTTGTACCTGAACTGAAGCAAATATACGCACGATTAGCGCGCTTGTTTCATGCCTTGTGCTAAATTCTTGTTAAGTTTTCACAGGGTGTGATATTTATCACGACAGCGAGATTTTTGAGCCAAAAATGTGGATGTTGTGCAGGCTTAGCCTGTTACGCAGTATTTAGACTGCCGATGTATTCAGAAAAAGTGTAGTCGGCATTGGCAAAATGTGCTTCGATATGGCGTGCGAGGGTTTCACCGATGTTAGGTTTGACAAAATTCATTGTGCCAATCTGTACAGCATGTGCGCCAACCAAAAAAAATTCCATAGCATCTTCAAAACTTGTAATGCCTCCCATTCCAACAATTGGAATACTCACGGCTTGATAGACTTCCCACACTTTCGCCAGGGCAATCGGCTTGATAGCTGGTCCTGACAGTCCGCCTGTGATGTTTCTGAGTTTAGGTTTGCGCGTTTGATAATCGACCGCCATACCTACGAGTGTATTGATAAGTGAAACAGAATCTGCTCCACCGCGTTCGGCAGCTTGTGCAATGTGAGCGATTGAGGTTACATTTGGCGTGAGTTTTATCATCAAATGTCGCTGCGTGATTTTGCGCAGTTCCGTCGTCATTTCATATGTGGCGCCTGCATCCACGCCGAAAATGATACACTCTCCTTTCACATTAGGGCACGAGAGGTTGATTTCATAGCCGTGAATGCCATCTTCAGCATCCAAGCGGCGCACCACTTCGCAATACTCTTCAATGGATTTACCCACGATATTAACCACAACGGCAAGGTTCAGCGAGCGCAGAAATGGCAATTTCTCTGCGATAAACGCTTCAATGCCCACATTAGCCAGTCCGATTGCATTGAGCATACCCGCTGGAGTTTCCACGATGCGCTGCGGTAGATTGCCTTCACGCACTTCCAGCGATATGGCTTTTGTGACCAAGCCGCCCAGCGCATTCAGGTCGGTGAGTGCAGCAAGTTCTTCGCCGTAAGACGCTGTACCTGAAGCAAGCATCACTGGATTTTTTAAGTCCAATCCTCTACCAAGCGACACAGCGCAAGGTCGATTGGCATCGTTGGGTGTTTGGGTTTCACGTGCTTTCGCCGCTTTTTTTTCAAGCAGTGAGTTAGTCATGAATGCGTGTCAAGATAGATTCTAAGCGTCGATAGTCGTCGCCCAAAAGATAGGCGAGTTCTTTGCCAAGCGCAATGAAATCTTGTCGCTCCATTTCAGCGTGATGGTTACGGAAAAATGCAACGATTACTTCATCGGGCACTGTCTCTTTGTTTTGCAAAATTAGCCGCAAAAACGTCGGGGGTTTTTTGAGAAATGCCTCAACTTCATTGCGCGAAGTAGGATAGACAAAATCGTGCAAGTCAGGCGGTGTTGGTGGCAGGGCTTGCAAAATTTTTCCATTTGCCTGAAATCCGACGATGAGTGCGCTAAACTCAGTGTGCACAAGTTCGAGGACTTGGGGCATTTCACGGCGAAGTTCCAGCTTAGTTTTGCCATGAGGCAATACTTTTCGGTTGGTCTCAATCGGTGCATGCTCAATAAATGAGACGATGCCAAACACCGCTAAGTGAGTCATCTCAACTTTGACTAATGTACCGAGTTTGACGGGCAATTGTGGCTGTTCAGCGAGTTCCTTCGGCAAGATCGCTGAAAATTGTGCTGTGTTGGAGCGCACGATTTCACCAATGTATGTTATAGTCATCGTTTTCGTGTTTTTTCTTTTGGAGCAGTTGTGGACACTTCATTTTCCAACAGTGTGTATTGCAGTGCTGCGTCGAGTTGATTCGTAAACTCGTTACTATATCCCATTTGACGATAAACAATTTTTCCTGCTTTTAGCACAACGACACTCGGCAAAAGTGCCACTTGATAGCGAGAGACAAACTCAGGTGTACCTTCTGCGAGTGGGAAGCTGAAGGTGAATTCTTCAGGTGCTGCTTTCACTGCAGCAAGTTTGTTTTCTACATCAACGGCGTAGATAGACACGCCACGTGCTCGATACTTTGCATAAAGCAGTTGCAGTTCGGATAGAATCAACTTGGAGATTGTGGAATTAGGCGACCAAAAATAGAGCAAGGTCAATGGTGTAGCAAGATTAGATGACGACACACTTTTTCCATCCAGTAAGTTAATTGAGAATGGTGGTGCTATAACTTCTGCGCCAGCGCGTCTTGCCTCTATTGTTTCAGCTTTTTTGAGTTTGGGTTTCAAGGTATCATTAATCCACTGCTCCACTTGCGTTGAATATTTGATGGCGAGAGCTCTATACGCATAGTTCTGTGCAGATTCATCTTTGAGACTATGCAGCAGTTTTGCCATATCGAAGTAGAGTTCTGCTGCGCGCGACAGGCAATTTTTTCAGCTTCGCGGAAATTCGCCAGTGCATTTTTTGTATCACCGATGCTTAGATACGCTTTGCCGATGTAGTAGTATGCACAGCCAATCACGTCTTTATGGAAGAGTTGCCGGCCCACCTCAGTTTGCACGAATTCAGTTTCAGGGCGCAGCACAAGGGGTTTTTGCTTTTCTGCTTCGATGGCTTCAATGGCTTTTGTTGCAAGGTCAATTGCAAAGCCTGCGTAATCTTTCGTGCTGGCGTAGCGTTCTGCAAAGCCCAAGAGTGTAATTGGATCATAGACTTCACGGTCGTAGTCCATACGAAGTACATCTTTCACATAAGGCAGGGCTTTAGAGAGGTTTAGGCTTGCATAATAATCGAAAAGGTAGCGAATGGCATAGGTATTGACGCGTGCGGTACGCAGTGCTGTTAGGCGACGGTTCAGGATATTCTCTGCAAAGATAGCACCACGATCTCTGTAGTTTGCAAGTTTTTGATTGCTCAAGTAAAAGAGTAAATGTGAAAGGTTCATCTTAATCGTGAGCGGCAGTGTCGGATATTTTTCGGTCATAGCTGAAAGGGCTAACTCGCGCTTGTCATTATCCGGCTCCATCAAGAAGCGGTTGTAGAGGTTGAGCGGGTGTAAGTAGGTATCAGGAATATCTCGGGTGATTTCGTAAGCGCGTCTTCGATCGTTCAAGCCGTAGATATACATCAGTGAGATAGCCTCGAGCAGGCGCGGGTCATCACGGCGCTGGCGACGCACTTCAGCAATTTCCCGCTCAATTGTTGCCAGCGCTTCATCGGTGCGACCGGCATGCTGAAAGTATAACGACCAATATGAGATATAAGCATCATCGCTGTTAGGATAGAGCGAAAGTTCCGTGCGCAGCAGTGAGAGCACCGTATCCATATTTGTTTTACGGCGCAGCAATGCATGTGCCAAGCGGTAGTGCGACCACTGCACCGGTTTTCCAGCACGATTATAGACAAGATAATCTTCTGTTGCTAGAGAATCTTGATTAGGCACGCCCTCAATGTAGTAGGAAAAAATTTGTGCGTTAGAGGGAATAGCAATCGGCGCATACCAATAAAGGTTTCGGTAGTTTTCCATTTTCATACGCCGAATTTGCGGCGTTTCATTCTCAAAAAATTCGGGTTGCCAAAATTTGAAAGTATAGACAACGGTAGGCGGTGTTTGATTAGAGTCTGCTGGTTCAGGCAAAAGTGAGACGACATTGAAGGTATCGCCGATGACCGTTGAGTTATTTTTGATACGCATCTCTGCGTCAATGACAGGTGTATCATCAGGGTCTAAGGTCAGGCATGCTGAAAGTAGTGATGCGAGTAGTGCCATGAAAAGGGGTGAAAGAACTGCAAGGCGTAGGAAGTTGCGGTGTAGCGTCATGATTCAAGTTTAGAGTTTGGCAATTCTCTTTGAGAGGCTTTTAGCTGAATAATTAAGTCTATAGCCTTTTGCCATGCAGAGCCGCTCGAGGAGACGATAAAATTCTTCTTGCTCCGACGACTTGACAACCGCTTGCTCGTGTGCTTCAGTCAGCGTCATGGGGTAGCCACCGCCTTTTTCTAAGTCGTCAAAAAGTGTTGCATGAATGAAATCAATCATATCAAGGTTGTAGCACCACTTAGGAAATTCAATGCGTGCGATTTCTCGCCCTGTGTGAAGATAGAAAAAATAAATCCTATCTGAGTCGTCATAATACTTCAGTGACTCGGAGCGGCTAGCAAAGATAGCAGAGCGTTCGCCCTTTGAGAGATAGCCTGCGAAAAACTCTGCATCATCAAGATTTTTAGGGCACTCTACTTGTGCTGCTGTCATCTCGGGACGAAGTAAGGCTTGCAACAAATTTACCACTTCCTTACTGCTCGGGAAACTGATGTAACTTGCCACGGCAAGATGTTGCTGTCGAAACTCTTCTAATAGCTTAACATATCGCTCTGTGAAAGCATCTTGCAACGTCTGTGGCTTGAGGCGTTTGAGATGCCAGCAGATGAGGGTGCCATCGATGAGTGCAAGCAGCGGATTTTTCTCTTGCCGAGCATGGCTTGCAGCATCTAGCAGATGACGCAACTCTTCTTCTTGGCGTAGTGCGGAGACAAACTCAGATGAGATTAACGGCTCATCCTCGTTTTCAGCTGTAAGGTCTTGCTCGAATTGATAGACATCGTAGAGTTGTGCATAGCTTTGCAGTATTGGCTTTTGAGGTGTTCCAATGTAAAAGACAATTCGACTGATATTGAGCAGAAAAAAGTCAGCGTTGAGATGCCGATCGGGAAAAATCTGTGAGCCGTCAGTTGCGCAAAGAGTAAGCGATGCTGGTCGCTCAGGCAAGCCTTTTTTCAGCGCAGGTTCCTCAATAGGAATCGGTGCGACTTTGTGCGAGATCATGCTTTCTTCATAGCGTGAGCACAAGTGAGGCTGTGTGCGAAGCGCATCATAGATAGGCGCGATTGTACGCTTTTTTTCTAAAGCACGGTCTCGTAGCCGCGCAGCAAAATCAGAAAGATTACTTTGAATGGCATGAAGTTGCAGCATGGCAAAAATTTAAGATGTCTATTCATGGTAGCAAATAAAGTTTTTTGCATTGATGTTGCAAAATTGTTTCTGCAGTATTAAGTTTGTGTTAACTGCAAATCTTCAAACACTCAGCGCCCGCTGGGTGGCTATACGGTGTGGGGGACGTATAGCACGGAAAGCGCCGCAAGGCGCTTTCGCGTTTTAAATTTTGAAGCTAAAGAAACAACGCTGCAGGCTTAATTGACCCATCATTTTCTGCAAACTTTTCATGCCGTTCTAAAACACAGCGCGCACTTCGGCGCGTCCAGTGTGAATCACCCGTCCGATGGGCAAGGCTCGACCGTCGTAACCTGCTGAGGCGGTGATAAAGTTGCTCAGGCGATAATCGGCGTCGAGTCGCCAAATCAGGGTGGTGCCAAAGGGATTGCCGTTAGACAGCTCAAAGGCGGCATCAGTGGGATTGATGCCTGAGAGTGCAGCTTCGGTGCGTTCAAGCTGCGCGTTGATGCGACCTTTGCCACGAAACGAGTAAATTGCGCGCAGTTGCTGCGCATTGAGCAGCGCTCGTGCAAGATTGCCTGTGCGAGAGCGAGGGAAGGTATCTTCGCGCTGTTCAAACGAAAGACGCAGTCCAAGTTCCACATCTTGAATCGGGCGATATGAAATATCTGTCGCTGCACCGAGGGTATTGATAAAAAATTGCCGTCCGAGTGCACCAAAGTCGCGCTCTTGCAGTGAGGTTGCTTGTGCACGGTTCAAGCCTGAAAAAACATTCAATTCAAGCCCCAGTGTGTAGCCAAAGCGTGTCACAGCACGCACGCTGCGCTCCACAAATAGTCGCCGCTCTACCCCCAAACTAAACTGATTGATGCCCATACGCTGCTGAAAGCGAAAGCGTACATTAGTCAGTTCATTTTCAAACAGGAAGACATCTTGCTGCATCGTGATATTGCCCAAAATGGTTGTAGAGTCATTTTGGAACGCTGAAAGATCCAGTAGGTAGATACGCTGCAAGTCGCGCTCCGAGCTTCGCTCTTCGAGACGCAGGAGTGATTCTGCCGAGAGTGCTGAGAGAACTTTTTCAAGCATGGTGTTGCGTGTCGAGAAAAATCTTGCGGGGCGGATTCGAAAGCGAAAACTGGTTTTGAGGTCAATCGTTGGGAAGAGTTGATCGCTTGGGAAAGTGCGCAAGATGTACTGCAAGTTGTCGTCACCGACTTCACCGATAAAAGTAATGGGCAGAAATTCATTGAACTCACGCAGTCCATTGCCATTGCGATCACGCCAGATGAAGTTGCCACGACCGAGCGGCACGGCAAAGAATTGCCGCTCCAAGCGCGAGGCTTGCTCGGTTGAGACATCGTATAACCATTCTATTTCAAGCCCAGCACGAAATGGGGTATATCGGGTTTGAAAGCGCAGTAGAAAGGTTTGGATATCACGCTCTCCACGCTCACGAAAGCGCTGGCTAAACTGTCTCACACGGTTTGTAAAATTCAGCCATGCCAAAAAATCGCTACCTGCAATCAGTTGCCACTCGGCTAAGACTGTGCGTGCAATTGAAGCGGGCACAAGTGCTGCTCCAAAGGGTTGCGGCGAATCAAACAGTTCATCGGAACGGTAGCCAAAGCCCACCGAAAAATTCTGTCCAATCAGGTTTGTTAAGCCGATACCTGCGGTTGCATCGAGAATGTTGTGGCTGTCGGTGCGCAGTGTGTCAGTCGACAGTGAGCGCGTATCTTTCTGACTGAATTCCACGTTCAAAAATGGCTTGATAGCAAAGCTCCAAAAGCCTTCGTTGGCGAAGCGAAAGTGTAGATTAAACTGTCCAATCTGCCTTGTCCAAGTGGCACGTTCGGCTGTGAGTTCGTTGCGGCTTGTGGTATAGGCAATGTTGTAGAGCGATGTCAGAAGTGAATCGAGATTGAGACGTGCTTCGGCTTCTTGGCGCGTCGAGTTAAAGAGCGTTTCTCGGTCTAATTGTCCGATGCGATACGACAGCGCAAGTGCTGAAATCGGTTTGTAGCTCAGTGCGGCGTTGCGAATGCGTTCCGCTGTTTGTGCGTTAAAGAGTGGGCGTCCGTCGAAATCAATCAGGTTGAAATCGCGGTTGAGATCGACTGGCAGTGTGCGATCGATAAACGCAAAGCGTTTTGAGGTTTCGCGCTGTGAAAATTTTGCTTCGAGCTGACCCAAATCTACACCAAAGAGTTTAAGTCTTTGAGGTGAGAATTTTGCGCTGAGTGTGTAGGCGTTGCCATTTTGCAGTGTATCATCTAGCGTTGAAAATTTGTTAAGGTCATTTTGTGACAGCGCACCTTCTAGCGAGAGTTGGAGTTCTTTGAACGGCGAAAGTTGCAGTGAAAGATCAAGCACATTCTGCGCCGTCGGAATAGGTAGCAGAGCGAAGGGCACATAATTGCCCTGACCTTCGCCTACGTATTCATAGATACCAAAGTTAAGCCGACGATACGAGCCTTGACCATCTGGCACGATGCTAAAAGGTGGATTCCAAAATGCGCCGGGTGTGCCTTCGCCGACAAAGCGAAAAATTGAGTTCTGGCGCCCCTCGATCAGGG
The [Chlorobium] sp. 445 genome window above contains:
- a CDS encoding nuclease, which translates into the protein MLQLHAIQSNLSDFAARLRDRALEKKRTIAPIYDALRTQPHLCSRYEESMISHKVAPIPIEEPALKKGLPERPASLTLCATDGSQIFPDRHLNADFFLLNISRIVFYIGTPQKPILQSYAQLYDVYQFEQDLTAENEDEPLISSEFVSALRQEEELRHLLDAASHARQEKNPLLALIDGTLICWHLKRLKPQTLQDAFTERYVKLLEEFRQQHLAVASYISFPSSKEVVNLLQALLRPEMTAAQVECPKNLDDAEFFAGYLSKGERSAIFASRSESLKYYDDSDRIYFFYLHTGREIARIEFPKWCYNLDMIDFIHATLFDDLEKGGGYPMTLTEAHEQAVVKSSEQEEFYRLLERLCMAKGYRLNYSAKSLSKRIAKL
- a CDS encoding succinate-semialdehyde dehydrogenase (in Escherichia coli this enzyme appears to be an NAD+/NADP+-dependent succinate semialdehyde dehydrogenase), which codes for MLESINPLNEERLQTYSEHTPAELEGALHRAERAFQSWRKTSIAERANLLKNASIVLQRNVERYAELITHEMGKPITQSRAEIEKCAINCAYFADHAEEFLRPEMVETDAKKSYVAFEPLGVVLAIMPWNFPFWQVFRCAAPTLAAGNTLVLKHAPTTTSCALAAEEVFREAGFPEGVYQTLLIAAQHVPERISMLIEHRIVKAVTLTGSTNAGKFVAAKAGVMLKKSVLELGGSDPYIILDDADLDLAVETCVNSRCINTGQSCISAKRFIVLESVRKKFEEAFVERMRAKRVGDPMSGVDLGPLARQDLREKLHQQVVQSQNKGAELLLGGTLPEGKGFFYPPTVLSAVRKGMPAFDEELFGPVAAIISAKDEAEALALANDTCYGLGAAIFTRDLERGERLAREVEAGNCFINAMVKSDPRLPFGGIKESGFGRELSRIGMHEFVNIKTVFVK
- a CDS encoding dihydroorotate dehydrogenase B catalytic subunit, giving the protein MTNSLLEKKAAKARETQTPNDANRPCAVSLGRGLDLKNPVMLASGTASYGEELAALTDLNALGGLVTKAISLEVREGNLPQRIVETPAGMLNAIGLANVGIEAFIAEKLPFLRSLNLAVVVNIVGKSIEEYCEVVRRLDAEDGIHGYEINLSCPNVKGECIIFGVDAGATYEMTTELRKITQRHLMIKLTPNVTSIAHIAQAAERGGADSVSLINTLVGMAVDYQTRKPKLRNITGGLSGPAIKPIALAKVWEVYQAVSIPIVGMGGITSFEDAMEFFLVGAHAVQIGTMNFVKPNIGETLARHIEAHFANADYTFSEYIGSLNTA
- a CDS encoding heat-shock protein Hsp20, whose translation is MLVKFNQNPFATIDRVFDEVFKSTMPSLPTMFDASAFRVDISEDDKAIYIEADLPGVKKEDLKVTIEDNLLTIRAERRAETTENKKNFYRTERVFGSLTRSFTMGENINAEAIEAHFADGVLKLTLPKVEPVVKAKEIAIK
- a CDS encoding reaction center protein, encoding MPLNKSGNAVHKIDKYFIHSAKRDERGRLKLTISSAAGYGRINATPEFKRKIMDGTAQLVVLSSNEDIAVPVNDTVMLNEERYNMNYDGRGVQWTVREIQVFVNPNNNELSVEVNGKVYTLDEFFK
- a CDS encoding molecular chaperone DnaK: MGKIIGIDLGTTNSCVAVMQGNEPVVIANSEGYRTTPSVVGFTKTGERVVGHPAKRQAITNPKNTVYSIKRFMGRGYAEVTEEIKMVPYEVINEGGQARVRISGKVYSPQEISAMILQKMKQTAEDYLGEKVTEAVITVPAYFNDAQRQATKDAGKIAGLEVKRILNEPTAAALAYGLDKKKANEKVAVFDLGGGTFDISILELGDGVFEVRSTDGDTHLGGDDFDQRLIDYLADEFKKQEGIDLRKDPMALQRLKEAAEKAKIELSSRTDTEVNLPFITATQDGPKHLVMNISRAKFEALCADLFERMLEPCRRAMKNAKLDIADIDEVVLVGGSTRIPKVQDMVRDFFKKEPNKSVNPDEVVAIGAAIQGGVLKGDIKDVLLLDVTPLSLGIETLGGVMTKLIEANTTIPTRKSEVFSTASDNQSSVEIHILQGERPMAVDNKTLGRFILDGIPPAPRGVPQIEVTFDIDANGILNVSAKDKATGREQKIRIEASGKLSEAEIQKMREDAKAHAEEDRRRKEEADTKNAADALIFSTERQIKDLGDKIPAQDLSRLNAAVDALKDAQKGGNITSIKSAMDNLTRIWQEVSTKLYQGSAASSMNNSGGSKQPSGDGEVKNADFEIVDDK